The DNA window CAAAGAGACTTTTGTGGAGCGTTATCGAGACATTCCTGATCAGGCTCAGTGGGAAGCGAAACGCTGAATTATTAACAACAAGAAAGCCTGAGGCTGTCCCTGCAAGAATCCACCAGGGAggtttttattttggattttattGGAAAGCGTACTGGCTAACAGCGAGACGCCAGCAGGACGAATCAAAACAAGTGAATAATCATCCCTCTTTGTCCTAATTTAGGATGCTCTACTGCGGTGACTTCAGGTACAATGAAAGCATTCGATTATGGTGAAATATTCCATACATTGGATTTATGAACCATTCTTTCCATCCTGGTAGCtaacacagtaatccctcaccactttgcaGCTTCAACCTGTCACGGTTCTTTAAATAAATCAACGCTATTTCATGTTTGACTATGACCTATAAGTCAAAAAATACGCTTATTGAAGCaaattgtatgtgtttttttgtcaccattaaaatattttccagcataaacatgactaaatgaagtcaaatagaaatataaggcattcagaagacacattcacagacattgtgatgatatgtaggattctatactggtcacaaggtgtcagtaatgttacattgatgagacaagagccaaatgaagtatttatttatgttttctgttattattaggGGTACCTGATAATTATctgcccaatatcagcataaaaatatgatatcggTTGACAtctgtatcagatttttttccccgatcatgaaaaccgatatttaaaaaatgctgtatacaacacatacgtgttcattccaccacaggacatATTGGTATCgactgatatcggtatcagatatTGAGAGTGGAAAATATCAGCATATTACTATTCAGCAAAAAAggcaatatcggacatccctaattactATGTTTACTATATATTGGACAGTATACAGGAGCATggatgtgactgtaggggtgttatttcatgttgcgagggctctaatagtgttaaaagcatattcagaaggtggtaagcaggttttctatgctgcctgtgaatattaatactactattactaataCTACTATTCACTAATATTCATTCAGGTATTCTCAGGCTACTCAATCGATCGCTACTGGATCGCTTCAGGTTGTCTTAGGTTGTCTTATCTGAGCAGGGCgtgttgccaacttggcgaTTTTGTTGCTAGACCTGGCAACAGTTCAAACCCCCTTGATGACATATTTTCTTGAAAGCGAGTACCGACAAATCAAGCAAATTTTCTGACATCGTTGGGGAGTTTTCTAACATGGTGAAAGCACGTACTGTTCTGTATgaatgctaactttagctagtACAAACACCAAAGACCCAAAATGTCACTTTCTAATATGACTATACAAATAAAGAGTTTTTATAACTCCTATAAAACATATTAACACAGCAGACTCCTAGTTCCAATATTGACGGTCGTGTGAGTGATGTAAATTTGGCAAGCACTCACGCTGAGAAGTTCGGCAGGGGTTGTCATCGTTGATCTGGCTGCCGGACATCGAAGATGCACTTCTGCCGACGCCCACGGTGGTGTTTCGTGCACCTGGAAGTGTGGAGAAGCCAGGAGGACGGAGACCAGTTTGTCCCGGTTTGGTCAGGAGGTTCCTGGGGGAGGTCTCTGCACCAGTCCTTCTATGGTCCCCTAAAGACAGATGGATGGTAGTGACTCAGTAAAAAGAACCGCTGAGATGATGTAGAGATCTCACCTGGGGACTCTCTAAGACCTGCTGGCAGGGGTCGTGTTTTGGCTGCAGGTTGTCTGGTGACGGCGCCCAAGCCCAGCTGAGGCTTTGCCGCTCTGGGGGAGCGGTAGCCTCCATCTTCAGGGTTGTTCTGCTGAGAGACATGGAGACATGTGGGGTCTTAGGGCTTGCCCAAATAAACACCACCGTCTGAAGAAAACAATCTTACCTCCTGGGGACATTTCCCATGTGTGTCCTCATGGTGGCTAGCAGGTCCAGACAACTCCTGCCTGTACTTGTCAAAGTAGGAGCCCTTATGAGAAGGTCCAACCCTTGGATCTACATGAGTCGGCGGACTGGTATGAGAGACGTCAGATCCTTGAGGATTCTTGCGCACACATGTGATGATTTTTGGACGGGCATTTTTGGGCTTAGCAGGAGGCGAGGACCTCTTGTTGTCCACGGGAGTTACAGGTTTGGGAATCCCGCTGCCTAGATTTGTCTTCGGTGGTTTTGTTGTTAAAATTCTTTGAGGGGAGCTGGAACACGCTGCTTGGGCGCTCGGCCCCTTGGCCGGAGATGCAGGAGTTTGTCTCCTGGGTGACGACGGGGCCGCCGGGTGCCTGGAGCTCACCCACGGCTTCCTCCTCTCCAGACTGGAAGAGCGGGAGACGTTGTCGAAGGAGCTCTGTGGCTTCTTTGTGGAGTTATCAAAGGAGAGCTGCTTCTTGAAGGTGTACTCGAACGAGGGCTGCTTTTTGAAGCTCCTCTCAAAGGAGTTCTGCTTTTTCAGAGAGTTATCAAACGATGCTTGTTTCTTCACAACTTTGGGCGGAGAGGCTTTGATTTTCCGAGGGCTTGCGTTCCCGTCTGAAAGCTCATCTGCTTGAGTGCTTTTCTTGCTTTTCGCATTTTTGACAGGCGAGGCCTTGCGTTCAGCGGCCCCCTTGAAAGCTTTATTGAAGTGATTGTTGTTCCTGTTGTGCTCCTCTTCCGTGTGTTTGACTTGTGCTTGAAGATCCTTTGAGTCAAGAGTGGAATTCCAATTCAAATCCACGCAAGACTTGAGATGTTTTGGCGTATTTTCTGTTTGGGAAGTTCTTTCCTTGTTGTTCATAGCAGCTGAAGCAGAACCATGAGACTGCTCAGTCGCCGGTTCTTCTGTGGTTCTGCTGCTTGAAGGCGGCGGATCGTTGTTGCGATCCTTCAGCCCGACAAAATCATCTCCATCCTCCACCAGGTACGCCTCCAGTTCCTGACACTCCAGCATCTCAAACTCTGCCAGCTCGGGGTCGTCACACTGGGAATCCGTACCCCAGATGACCACCTTGTCCTGACCGGACAGAGCCGTGCTGCCGACTGTTCTCCGGCTGTCATCTGTCCTGATATCGTTGGCGTTCCCATCAGCCGGCAGGTTGTTATTCCGTAACGGTTCCTCTCTATCGCACATTTCTCAATCAGCTCTAGTAAGGCCCTCAGGAAGGACAAAATCACGTAGTCAGAAATCCAGTTCCAGGTCGGAACCTGGAAAAAGATAACCATATGAATGGAAACTCTCGTACATCCAAGACCGGCCCATGGCATCgacactatagaccaggggtgctcattaagtcgatcgcgatctaccggtcgatcgcggaggtggtactggtcgatcgctggtcgatcgcggcgtgacattaaaaaaatatcatcccagcatcaatgccgtcacttgattgatatacagggcagccattcagatgacaactgaatgttgcccttcgggcgaccaatcaaatcaaacaacgtctctaagtgcagcagaacttacgatgtcagcctatcatccatccccgttacttgattgacatacaggacaaccagtcagatgacaactgaattttgacctttaggtcaccgctcatgcgtaaacaacgatgcaaagtgctaagctagtcggcgaattgcgtcagatttgaagacctcgctaaagtttatggtcactaaaatgagtgaaggagctggaccaagtaaaaaggcaaaaaacatatgacttccatacggatatggaatattatacggatattatgatacggatattatccatgactgataaacatttggaagtgtgcttgaggctggctatcagcagctactgtccggactatgcatccctggctggttcaattcagtgcaagtcatcaaagtaaactcaggtaattacaaaaaatgttaatagttaattatgtgtgttttgcaatattggctcatttggttatgtaaggtacatcaacatacattgtacgtacaaataatcctcaatacatttgaaaataaatagatgttttgcatttttgtagtgggtagatcattttgactcggtcattttaaaagtagctcgcatgctgaaaaagtgtgagcacccctgctatagactgATGCCATCCACCATGTCTAATTTAACTGTTGAGGATGAGCGgcatagacaatggatggatggtttcacgatgtgggcgttacccccttgtgacagctcttttagtttcctttcctgccttagttcctggttcatgccattattttgtattcacttcctgtttcccattttctttcatgcctatttagttcaggtgcgcgctccTTTAGTGGTTGggtcattgttgtttttatgttggaCGTGCTAGTGAGTGGTGCTGCTGCGTAGCATctgcaataaatacatttttacctgcaattgggttctcatctctgcatcctggggtcgctacACTACACGACCATGCCCCAACGTGACAGATGGTTGAGATGATTATGTCTTAAATTAAGCGTACAGCCAAGCCTACAGTAGTGATAATAATAGCATGtgataaatcaggggtgtctaactcatgccatggagggtcgggtcactaaagcaggtgatttttaATGATTAATCGTCAATTAAATCAcatgctggagaaactggttggaaagaaaCCCTGCAGTGCTTCGGCCCTCTGTTGACATGTGTGATAAATGAAGAGGTTGCTACGGTTACACTGGGTACGCATCCCCAACCGTCCACCGACAGTATTGTCCAAGTTACATAAACATGTCCCAAAGTGTCCCAAACCCAGAAAGACTGTTGGTAATGTTACAGTAAAGATGATGTCATGATATTATTCTTCTGTTGCAGAACGATGTTTGATAGTGTCATTAAACATTAACTAATCAATAACTAACTTGGCTGTTGGAAGGGCCCAAGTGTTATGGAAAATAGCAATACAACTACTTCCTACCTGCAAGCCTTTCCTTAAGTGTGTAAATATTAGATTTATTCAGCATTTGTTTACATTCCGACGCCTGGTTGGCTCATGTTTGCAATAATTACAGAAAATGCTATGAATTTTCCTCtccattatatattatagttcTAAGTCTACTATAGGGTACAGTAGTCTACTATAGGCATGCATTGCTTTGGTTTtttgtttatcttttttaattttatttttaaaagcaagTGTTTATTGGACTCTTGAGTGCCTGTTGAAGAAAACTAGATTCCCTCCCCAATTTCCTGATGCAGACGACTGCAACGTGGAGGCTGAgctccaacattcattcattttctaccgggtcgcagggggtgctggagcctatcccagctgtcatcgggcgagaagcagggtacaccgctggactggtggccagccaatcacagggcacatatagacaaacaaccattcacactcacattcatacctatggacaatttggagtcgccaattaacctagcatgtttttggaatgtgggaggaaaccggagtacccggaaaaaacccacgcatgcacggggagaacatgcaaactccacacagagatggccgagggtgggattgaactcgggtgtcctagctgtgaggtctgcgcgctaaccactcaaccacaaaAAGGAACTTTGTCTGAGTCCCCCATGAATCCATGGAATATAGACGACAACAAATGGAAACCACATTTTTCAATACTGCCATCTCTTCACTTGAGGAGAGATTTCAGAATCTTGAGAGGTGAATAACATCTTAGGTGTGCTCCTCAAACTAAGCTGTGACACAAGTCTCCGTACTGCTGTGACCCGGAACAGCCAGCCGGATATTGATGGCACAGACCTTGCATAACAGATAGAGACATTGCCAATACTGCCATCCAAGAATATGACCAATATGGAATGTGGCCTTACTGCATGAGACAAGCTGGTAGAACTGTACCCCATCATGTGGGTTGCTTTTAGAATCTCTGCCACTCTCCAGACTGAAACTGAAAGTGATCTAATGCGAGGGGGTCTCAGTGGACCTGGCATCATAAGCATAAACCAAGTCTGGTCTCAAGATGTTGGAGATGGCTGTGCTGCAAGAAAGACCAGGAGAGTAGAGCAGTGGCAGGTTATGTGAGATGTTGGTGTTGTTTTTGAAGTTTCAGCCCAGGCAGTACCAGAAACTACCACTAGAGGTCTCTGTAAGATCACCtttttacatccatccatccatccgttttctatgcagcttatcctcattagggtggcggggtatgctggagcctatcccagctgacttcaggggtacaccctggtcgccagccaatcacagggcacataaagacaaacaaccattcacactcacattcatacgtatggacaatttggagtggccaattaacctagcatgtttttggaatgtgggaggaaagagaCACATGTatgaggagaacatgaacatgcagactccacacagagatgcccaaatggagaatcgaacccaggtctcctgactatgtggccaacatgctaaccactaatgcTAATGTTGAGCCCAAATTTACTGCAACGCAAGGGGGGCGCCACCTAAAATCTTGCCTCGGGCACCAAAATTGGTCCAGGCTGGGTCGGACCAGCGTGCTTAGTGATCCTGCACAATCCCCTAAGTCCTCTGGCACCACTCGGAGGACCCCTGGTCTTCAACTACTTGAAAGCAAAGCAACTGGACCACTGGCAAAAGAGGCAAGAAAGAACCAGACTGGAACCCAGAACCGGAACAGAACCCAAGACTTCCACATTTTCCCTCAGTTTTGTTCTTTTAACAGAATTGTGGAATTGGCCAATGAAAACGGAATCTACTGTTAAACGTGGAATCGGGCTTAAATTTAAATCATGTGATAGCGGCACCATATCGGTCTTGAAAAAAGACATTGTGCATCTCCACGACATGTCagaacgtctttgaatgcatcttctgaatgctgagttgtattttccttcatttaacattttttattcatttccccccaaaatagtATGAACACTGTTgactactaatactaatattaattaataatattaattaattactaataatattcaaccatgaaacacagAGGCGGTGGTCAGGGACGACCGAATCTCCCTCCAGGTGAAAAGTGggttatgtaaaataaataactctTCAGCTTCAGAGAGCATGTTATTGTAGTTCCTGGgttggtaaccatggcaacactgGAAGGCGTGAGcattaaaatcaatttaaaaaggcAGACTTTCTGATGCTGATATCCTGCGTGTGTGCAGGTACGGACTTAaacgtctcacacacacaatcttTGCAGTAACGGTTGCCGTGCTGCGGCAGCAATAAGCTCCCTGCTGGGATGCCTTCATGGCACGGAGGATGTTCTCCATCAACACGCCTCCCTGAGCACCatcccctccccctcctcaaTTGTCAGGCAGGTCGTCCTGCCCGCCTCCTGAAAAACACCTCATTCTGCTCTCCGGCACATTAAAGCGCCTCATGAAATATTGAGGATGAAAATGGAGGCATCACTTTCCCCTGCCGCCAGCCCCGCCTTCTCCTGTTTGTTCACACCAGGCACAATCATTCATATCAAGCTACGAATACAAGCTTTGGAATATTTGCACCGCATCACGAGTAAAGGTGCAGAGCCATCGAGGTGCGCTACCTTTACAGAAGCAGCATCCACTCCATCACCGCCAccaccatcctcctcctcctcagcatcAGCACCATCTCACCTGTACCGTCACCTTCCATGCATCAGGCAGGCCAGATATTTGTAAGACATTAAAGTTCTTACCGTGCATCTCGTTCAGGAAGAGAAGAAACAGTCAGTTTTGATGAAGACCGGGAAGACACGCAGCGCAGTCTGCAGCGTCGCTGGAAAATCCAAGATTCAACGCCCACTGGCTCACGGCGCCCTCTGTCGGAGGAGCCTGGAACTGCACGAGACGCTTTATTATGCTCACCAAAGcttcagagaaaaaaatgtgactaaagaaaaacatcatttgCTGTATGTTGCTTCACAAattgaaaacatttaaaaatatttattgtaaactCCTTCATTGTTCATCATTGCTACAAATCCAAGTAGTACAAAAGTGCATTTCAGGTATTGTGctaaaaaaatagaaactaGCAGGTCTTACAGGTACACAtttctgaacacacacacacacacacacacacatagaaaagATAAgcgacataaaaaaaactttgaacactaattaaaaacacatcaacAGTGCCTCGCTTCCACCGTCTTTCCCCGTCCTTCCGCTGCTGGGCGTGTCAACAAAGCTCATCCGCCCGGCAACGAGGGACCGCCTGCGACTCCAGCTGGAAAAAACAACCTTGCTGTAAgaaatgaagcaaaaaaaaagttgtttcagAATTTCAAGAGTCGCGTTAATCACTTCTGATTTGAAAATAGCAATTTACCGCATAAATTATTCACATAAGAAATCACTTTAATTAGCAATGGCGCAACactataatgtaaatataaattaatcTACTTCAGTGAGTATAACATTTGCAACTCAGCATTCACGGCTCTgctcaaaaaatataaatatttcatttttaggcTTTTTCCCCCCCTAATAAATGATCAATACAGAAAACATAACTTGTTCACCGTAGGTGGGTAATCATTTATCAATACGTGATCATACAGGTCAAATGTACCACCGTAGAGAAagcccaccatttttttttgtcagggggGACACCCACACAAAGCGGGGATCTACCATACAAAAGCTCCAGCAAACAAACTACCTGTGTCTgacccacacacccacacacatagTTGTGAATCCCGGTGGATGTCCTCAGATGTCCTGCTGGGTGGCGTCCGACTCGGTGTGAAATTTGGCCAGTTCGTACAAATCGGCCCTCCGTTCCTCTGCCCCTGTGCTGTTTCGGAAGCCATAGCCAAGATACATAAGCAAACCTAAGAGAAAGACAGGACACTTCTCATTGGACGgccattttataaaataaatctgAGGGCAAAGTGGGCAGTGCCCCACTCgatccagcagatggcactgTACTTTGAATTTAGCACATGTCAGATTCAAAAACACAAGCGGATCAATTCTGTCCTCAATTGTGGACTTTTGGTAACCCCATCTTCAATGAGAAGTTCAACGATGAAGAGAAGGTAAAGAACAAAGTACCTATAGCCATACAGCAGGTGTAGTGCGCCCACGGTCCTTTCATGAGCTGGATCATCAGGAAGGTGTTgaccagcatgctaaccatggGGAGTAACGGCACCAACGGCACCTGTGAGGGGCGAGCACAGTGTGGTGATGTCGCCACCCTGCTGGACGTCAGAGAGAATGCGGCTGTCATGTTTACTTCAAACTGACAAAGTTACAAAGGTGACCTCGTGTTTGTCAATCAGTACGACATTAGCTCGGACATCAAATTGAAAATGTTGTAGGTTTTTTATGTCACTAAAATTTTGTCCAAAAGATCCATTTGCACAGtggggcgttttttttttttatttgactgcagcacatttgaaaaatatcattttataagAAAACTTAAATCCagccattttctgtaccgcttatcctcactagggtggcgggtatgctggagcctatcccagctgagaggcagggtacaccctggactgggagaaatttaacaaaaaaaaaacacattttacaagaaaaattgtaaatattaagAGATAAAAGTTGGCATCTAACAAAAAATGCCAtagttttaaaagaataaaaaaataatatgaggaaaaaaggcataatattataagacagcaatattttttttctttttgggaaAACTAGATTGaggaaaaattgtaatattgtaagaataaagttaaaatatgataaatactCATGATATTATTCTTTAAAACACAGACTATTTACGTGTAAAGTTTTGTTGTAATTTCCCCAAAACaaagttgcagaaaaagttatgttaggagaatacattttaaatatgggAAAATAGTCAGATTTAAGATGAAGAAAATTGacaggaataaagttgaaataattgggaaaaaaaacacaacagaaataaataaaaatatacaaataaaataaaaacttctaTATTCAATTTTCACTATTTTCaagaacaaagtccaaatgttcagaagaaaaaagacaaagaagtgATAATCTAACCAGACAAAGTTTTTACTACTTCAAACTTGAAATATTAGCaggaaaaatattcaagcaaatAGATCCTATTTTTCAAAAGTTCTACTTTTATGACAAAAAGGTTAtcatattgtgagaataaagtccaaatattatggaaattgtCATAATATGATACATTTTAGCTAAAAGTTTAGTtgctataatattattaataacaataaagtttatttttcatttttgtaaaaaagttacaatattatccgaataaagtcaaaatattctgaaaatagTGACATTATTTAAGATGAAAGTTTTGTAGTCATAATTTATATGAAATTACGTTGTGGTAATTGAGTTAATTctcaagaataaagccaaaatatgaagagaaaaagtcgtactgtaataatttttttacattttactcgAATAAATGTGTAGTATGAGGacaaataaacttgtaatattatgacaaaaaagtggGGATTGAGGATGAAAATGGAGGCATCACTTTCCCAAATAttgtgtccaaatattttggaaatagtCCAACTTATGATTATTTAAGATGACAGTTCAGTAGTAACAATTTATACACATTAtgagaaaagtcaaaatatcatggggataaaatgtaattatgaaaagaaaatgcgAAAAAGCAGACATGAgaaaaaagctgacattttcaatataaatgcgtaatattatgaaaacaaaccCTGTCACTTTAGTAGccaagagttgaaatattacagataaTATAagctattttttaaaagtgagaaaaatgggaataaagtcttaagaTTCCGATGTTTTTCTATAAGCAGAATGTTTAGTGGTAATATTTTGGATGGAAATTAGGTAgtgttatgacaataaagtcaaatattatggTCATAATGAGAAGGAAATGGCTGTCCTTGCGTGACGCACCTTGAAGGAAAGCTTGGTCTTGTTCTGCGGCTGCACGCACACCACCAAGGCCACGGCCAACCACGCCGACATGGTGAAGACCTGCACGGCCAGCGACCACAGCGTTTTCCCACACATGAGGCCGACCACGCTGAAGATCAACGCCAGAAGACCTGCGGGGAGAATCAGACTAGAATGAGGTCCGCTCCGGGCACGCTCCGCTTCAGTTTCGGCGGCGCCTCTCACCGAGCATGGCGGTACAAACCGCCACCACTGTGCCGGACAAGCGGGTGGGTTCCGTCCCGGCGCAGAGGATCAATTTCCCACAGGTGAGGGGTTGCTGAGGCGGGCGGTTCCCGTCGTCCCGGTCTTCGTCTTCCTCCTCGCCGGTCGGCCTGCGCTCGGGCTGGTACCTTCACACGAGCACGCACGCTGGTGAGGTGTAGCTACTCTTGTGGCGGGCGAGCGTGGACGTACCTGAGCACCAGCACGCAGGCCGCCACCAGCGTGTAAGCCAGCAGGGTCCCGATGGACATGAGGTCAACCAGGTCCTTCAGGTCAAACAGCATGGCCATCAGACCTGCAAGgtgattttattattcataCGCACTTTCAACGTTAACTCCGTTCCACTAAACCTTCTTATATGTATTCTACGGAAATCTTTATCCTTAGAAAAATTTATATTACATAGCTATCATAAACATTATATCATAATTCAAGTTTTatggagcggcacggcggtctggtggttagtgcgcagacctcacagctaggagatcagggttcggtccccgccctccgccatctctgtgtggagtttgcatgttctccccgtgcatgcgtgggttttctccgggtactccgg is part of the Doryrhamphus excisus isolate RoL2022-K1 chromosome 8, RoL_Dexc_1.0, whole genome shotgun sequence genome and encodes:
- the mtus2b gene encoding microtubule-associated tumor suppressor candidate 2 homolog isoform X3, which gives rise to MCDREEPLRNNNLPADGNANDIRTDDSRRTVGSTALSGQDKVVIWGTDSQCDDPELAEFEMLECQELEAYLVEDGDDFVGLKDRNNDPPPSSSRTTEEPATEQSHGSASAAMNNKERTSQTENTPKHLKSCVDLNWNSTLDSKDLQAQVKHTEEEHNRNNNHFNKAFKGAAERKASPVKNAKSKKSTQADELSDGNASPRKIKASPPKVVKKQASFDNSLKKQNSFERSFKKQPSFEYTFKKQLSFDNSTKKPQSSFDNVSRSSSLERRKPWVSSRHPAAPSSPRRQTPASPAKGPSAQAACSSSPQRILTTKPPKTNLGSGIPKPVTPVDNKRSSPPAKPKNARPKIITCVRKNPQGSDVSHTSPPTHVDPRVGPSHKGSYFDKYRQELSGPASHHEDTHGKCPQENNPEDGGYRSPRAAKPQLGLGAVTRQPAAKTRPLPAGLRESPGDHRRTGAETSPRNLLTKPGQTGLRPPGFSTLPGARNTTVGVGRSASSMSGSQINDDNPCRTSQPPKKEAKDVEKSPARGRSTVQASGAQRAQELDRALIKLLRERCEQQGRQLQSLQAQLKKASLCMNVLAITTQHFCRKGESAAVREGELSRELARIRDEVAFSVSHWEQLQREKQELELHFEAELQGLRAQQQSELGALEERLRLQHSAETRSLRDLQRAQLDHLRGQQQEEMEELDENHQASLAEMEAAHIDTLATLQEEHARTVKNLKMAHEQQRKSLEEGFEKIRLSLQDQVDMLTFQNRSLRDRAKRFEEALRKSTDEQIVDALAPYKHIEEDLKSLKEVLEMKNQQIHQQELKITELEKIQAEKNAHLEERVQLLQQQNEDLKERIDKNLAVSRQLSEENANLQVNVEKESTEKKRLSRTNEELLWRLQTGELSPRVSPSCSPVRRPPSVPGSPARPHSYHQ
- the mtus2b gene encoding microtubule-associated tumor suppressor candidate 2 homolog isoform X1; its protein translation is MCDREEPLRNNNLPADGNANDIRTDDSRRTVGSTALSGQDKVVIWGTDSQCDDPELAEFEMLECQELEAYLVEDGDDFVGLKDRNNDPPPSSSRTTEEPATEQSHGSASAAMNNKERTSQTENTPKHLKSCVDLNWNSTLDSKDLQAQVKHTEEEHNRNNNHFNKAFKGAAERKASPVKNAKSKKSTQADELSDGNASPRKIKASPPKVVKKQASFDNSLKKQNSFERSFKKQPSFEYTFKKQLSFDNSTKKPQSSFDNVSRSSSLERRKPWVSSRHPAAPSSPRRQTPASPAKGPSAQAACSSSPQRILTTKPPKTNLGSGIPKPVTPVDNKRSSPPAKPKNARPKIITCVRKNPQGSDVSHTSPPTHVDPRVGPSHKGSYFDKYRQELSGPASHHEDTHGKCPQEQNNPEDGGYRSPRAAKPQLGLGAVTRQPAAKTRPLPAGLRESPGDHRRTGAETSPRNLLTKPGQTGLRPPGFSTLPGARNTTVGVGRSASSMSGSQINDDNPCRTSQPPKKEAKDVEKSPARGRSTVQASGAQRAQELDRALIKLLRERCEQQGRQLQSLQAQLKKASLCMNVLAITTQHFCRKGESAAVREGELSRELARIRDEVAFSVSHWEQLQREKQELELHFEAELQGLRAQQQSELGALEERLRLQHSAETRSLRDLQRAQLDHLRGQQQEEMEELDENHQASLAEMEAAHIDTLATLQEEHARTVKNLKMAHEQQRKSLEEGFEKIRLSLQDQVDMLTFQNRSLRDRAKRFEEALRKSTDEQIVDALAPYKHIEEDLKSLKEVLEMKNQQIHQQELKITELEKIQAEKNAHLEERVQLLQQQNEDLKERIDKNLAVSRQLSEENANLQVNVEKESTEKKRLSRTNEELLWRLQTGELSPRVSPSCSPVRRPPSVPGSPARPHSYHQ
- the mtus2b gene encoding microtubule-associated tumor suppressor candidate 2 homolog isoform X2; translation: MCDREEPLRNNNLPADGNANDIRTDDSRRTVGSTALSGQDKVVIWGTDSQCDDPELAEFEMLECQELEAYLVEDGDDFVGLKDRNNDPPPSSSRTTEEPATEQSHGSASAAMNNKERTSQTENTPKHLKSCVDLNWNSTLDSKDLQAQVKHTEEEHNRNNNHFNKAFKGAAERKASPVKNAKSKKSTQADELSDGNASPRKIKASPPKVVKKQASFDNSLKKQNSFERSFKKQPSFEYTFKKQLSFDNSTKKPQSSFDNVSRSSSLERRKPWVSSRHPAAPSSPRRQTPASPAKGPSAQAACSSSPQRILTTKPPKTNLGSGIPKPVTPVDNKRSSPPAKPKNARPKIITCVRKNPQGSDVSHTSPPTHVDPRVGPSHKGSYFDKYRQELSGPASHHEDTHGKCPQEQNNPEDGGYRSPRAAKPQLGLGAVTRQPAAKTRPLPAGLRESPGDHRRTGAETSPRNLLTKPGQTGLRPPGFSTLPGARNTTVGVGRSASSMSGSQINDDNPCRTSQPPKKEAKDVEKSPARGRSTVQASGAQRAQELDRALIKLLRERCEQQGRQLQSLQAQLKKASLCMNVLAITTQHFCRKGESAAVREGELSRELARIRDEVAFSVSHWEQLQREKQELELHFEAELQGLRAQQQSELGALEERLRLQHSAETRSLRDLQRAQLDHLRGQQQEEMEELDENHQASLAEMEAAHIDTLATLQEEHARTVKNLKMAHEQQRKSLEEGFEKIRLSLQDQVDMLTFQNRSLRDRAKRFEEALRKSTDEQIVDALAPYKHIEEDLKSLKEVLEMKNQQIHQQELKITELEKIAEKNAHLEERVQLLQQQNEDLKERIDKNLAVSRQLSEENANLQVNVEKESTEKKRLSRTNEELLWRLQTGELSPRVSPSCSPVRRPPSVPGSPARPHSYHQ